Genomic segment of Candidatus Jordarchaeales archaeon:
GGTGATTCTCCACGGACTTAAGAAGATAGACCCTCTCGCGCTAAAAATAGCTGAAAGCGAGCGCATCCTACTCGCAGCATCCACAATAAAAGGTGTGAAAAACCTCGTGAAGACCCTCAGAGAGTTCATGCCACACCAGCTAACCTAAAGCCGAGTCAACTCTAGAACACTATATTAATCCAAGCTCCTTTCTTCTGTCTATCACCTCTCTCACGTCGCTACCCGTTCCTATTATCGTTACCGGCTTTTTCAAGCAGTCTTCTACTTGCTCTATAAACTCTACGGCTGCCCTCGGAAGCTCACTAAAGCTTGTCGCCCCCTTGCACTCATGATACACCACGTCAAGCTTAGTTATTGCTATCTGTGTCGCCCCGTTCAACCTTACTGCCTTCTTCGCAAGCTCGAAATTGAAGGGGGCAGCCCTTCTCTTCCTACCAGTAACAGTCGCCACTTCAAGCCACCCCCTCCTGGCAGCCTCCTCCTCGCTAAGCTCTCCTGGCAGGGGTCCTCCCCCAACCCTCGTCACATATGCCTTAAAAACCACGAGAACCTCGTCCACTTTAGTCGGTCCTATGCCAACGTCAGCACACGCTTGAGACGCGGTCGTGTCCTTGCTAGTCACATAGGGGTACGTTCCATGGTATAACGACAAAAAGGTTCCCTGAGTGCCCTCTATTATAACATTATCCCCGCGGTCTATCGCCTCATTAACCTCAAGGGATACGTCAGTAAGGTAGGGCTTCAACTCCTCGACATCCCTAGCAAGCTTGACGGTCCTCAAAGCTCTCTCGGCGTTGCATGGACCGCACCCAGTGCCCGTGCTTCCAATTTTCCCCGAGAGGTGTTCAGATCCCTTATCCTGTTCTATATGTCTCTGCTCTATTATCGCGCAGTTGTAGTCTACGCCAACCCTACCCCAAACCCCGGTAGTGTTAACTTCGTCGAGAAATATTCTCGGATCCACGAGGACGCCTGCTCCTATGAGGACGCGCGCCCCCTCAAAAACAAAACCGCTCGGTATCTGTCTAAGCTTGAACTTTTTGCCGCCAAACTCTACGGTGTGTCCTGCATTAGTCCCGCAGCCCCCTCTCGCAGCCACAGAAACTCTATCCTTTAAGGCTAGGTAGGATACGATCTTCCCCTTGCCTTCGTCTCCGAAGAACCCTCCTACGACGACGTAGCATGTCAAGGCAGACCACCCGGATACTTTTAACCCAACTCAAAAAGCGTTGACAACCTTAAAAACAGTTCGCCTCGACAACATAAAAGACACTGTACGTGAAAGCCGGAAAATAGTGGTTTCAAACACACGCTCAACCGGCACGTGTAGGTCAGCCTCGGCTTCAGTCTTGAACCCGAAAAAGTATTAATGGCTAGGGGTAACTGTTTACCTAGTGGTGGGTGGCGATGATTTGAAAGAGAGACTGAACCGCGTGACGAAAAGGCATTTGAATGATGCCCCCACCTTCTCTTCTGTTATTGTAAGCGTCAGCTCAATTAGGTCTCCTCATGGCTGCCGCTCGGGAGACCGTCGTAGTCATCATCTACAACTAACTTTAAGCTAAAACCCTCTTAAAGATGTTTCTGAAGTATTGAAAGGAAATTTAAGTACGAGGAGACAACAAATTTATTTTAAGAAGCTAAGTTGATGTTTGTCAAAAGGGCGTCTCACCCTCGTTCTGCGCAGCTCCTACCTAACTTCTTTCAGGTGGGTTTCTGATGACGAAGTACGTCATGGTGACCGGTGGAGTTATGTCTGGTATAGGTAAGGGAGTTACAACGGCCTCCATAGGGAAGCTTTTCCAGTTTAGGAACTACGACGTCGACGTGATAAAAATCGACCCCTACCTCAACGTTGACCCGGGAACTCTTAACCCCGTTGAGCACGGAGAAATTTTCATAACGGAAGAGGTCTGGGAGTTTAAGCCCGTTGAAGGTTTTAAGCTAACAATCTCGGAGCTAGACCAAGACTTCGGCACCTATGAGCGCTTTCTAGGGAAGACCGTCTCGCCAGAGCAGAACATAACCTCCGGCCAAGTCTACTTGACAGTAATACTTCAGGAGAGGCGTGGCGAGTTTCTCGGAAAGACTATCCAGATAATACCGCACATAACCGATGAGATAAAGAGAAGGATAAGGACTGTAGCAGAGAAGAAGAAACCAGATGTGCTACTTATAGAGATCGGTGGGACCGTTGGAGACATAGAAGCGATGCCCTACCTGGAAGCTGTAAGACAGTTTAGGTTGGAAGAAGGAAAGAACAAGACCGCTCTGGTTCACGTCACATATGTTCCCTTCCTAGAGACGGTTAAGCAGCAGAAGTCCAAGCCCACGCAGCACAGTGTAAGAACGCTCCAAGGAATGGGCCTACAGCCGGACGTTATAGTGTGCAGGTCTGAGAAGCCCCTGACCGAGGACGTGAAGAGGAAACTTAGCCTTTACTGCAACGTACCCCCTGAGGCAGTTATATCAAACCCTGACATAGACATCGTGTATAAGCTCCCCCTGTTGTTTGAAGAGCAGGGGCTAGGAGACTACCTATGCAACTTGTTAGGCTTACCCCCAAAGGCTCCAGACACGGAGAAGTGGAGGAAGCTCGTGTCGCTTTACGAGAACACTAGAGAAGTCGTTAGGATAGCTATGCCTGGAAAGTACACGCAAATAGTGGACAGCTACATCAGCATTAACGAGGCCATAAGGCATGCGGCTGCCTTTTTCGGGGCGCGGCCTTACATAGAGTGGATAGACGCCTCACTTTTCGAGGAAGACCCTGGGAAGGTCGAGCTACTTGACTCGTTTGACGGAATCCTACTAACTCCGGGGTTTGGTGTGAGGGGCGTTGAGGGAATGATCCTCGCCGCAGAGTATGCCATAGAGGAAAAGATACCCTACCTCGGAATATGCTTCGGAGGACAGCTGCTCTTCATAGCCTTCTGCAGGAGCGTCCTTGGTTTAAGGAATGCTAATAGCTCCGAGGTAGACCCGAACACCCCCTACCCCGTAGTAGACCTCCTGCCTGAACAGAAGAACGTCAAGGATAAGGGAGGCACAATGCGCCTAGGCGGGCACAAAGTTTACATAGTTAGGGGGAGCAAACTTTGGGAGGCTTACAAGCAGGATGTTGTCGTCGAGCGCTTCAGGCACAGGTACCACATAATACCCGAGTACGCTCGAAAAGCAGAAGAGGCTGGCCTCAGGGTCTCGGCCTACGATGCGACGGGCAAAATAATAAACGCCATAGAGCTCGAAGAAGGGTGGCTTGTCGGCGTACAGTTCCACCCGGAGTTCAAGAGCAGGCCGGATAATCCAAGCCCGGTATACAAGGCCTTCATAGAGGCTTCACTCAAAAGAAGGAAGAAAGTGTAACATCATCTAAGGTATCTCGATGTACTCATAAGCCTCGGTGACCGAGTCAAAGCAGTAGTGCACTTTCTGGTAGTCTCTCCTAAACTCAGCAACCTCTCCCCTCACTTTCTCCGGGTCCTCCCTGTCCCTTATAACTCTCGCTATGAACTCCGCTATCCGCTTCATCTCGCCCTCCTTCATGCCTATCCTTGTCACCTCGCTGGTTCCCAACCTTATCCCACCGGGGTTAATGTAGCTGCGCCCCGCACTTGTGTCCCAGGGGAGGAGGTTTCTGTTCACAATTATACCCGCTCTCTCAAGTAGTCTCTCTATGTCCCCGCCCAACCCCACCTCTCCCTCAAACTCGCTGACGTCCATCACTATTGTGTGCGACTCGGTGAACCCTTTATGCTTCCCTAACACGTTGAACCCCTCGTCGTGAAGCCATTTAGCTAGGGCTTTCGCGTTCCTGATGACCTGGCCAGCATATTCTCTCCCATACTTCATGAACTCGGCCAATGCTATCGCCAGCGCCGCGACGTTGTGGAGGTGGTGGTTGCTCGTCAACCCCGGGAAAACCGCCCTCTTAATTGCTTCAGCGTACTCTTCCTTTGCTGCTATTAATCCATGTTGCGGGCCAGGTAGGGTTTTATGTGTGCTCATGGACATGACGTCGGCTCCTTCTCTCAAAGGGTCTTGGAAGTAGCCTGCCGCTATGAGCCCCGCCACGTGCGCCGCGTCGTATGCCACGTAGGCTCCAACGTCCCTAGCCACCTTGGACAGCTCCCTAACTGGGTGAGGGAAGAGGAAGACCGAGGCGCCGAAGAGCAAGAGCTTGGGTTTAACGCTAACTATTTTCTCAGCCGAGGCTTCAACGTCTATGTTCATCTCCTCCTTATTAAAGACGAAGTATTCCACGTTAAGCCCATGAACAGCGCCAGCGGTTCCACCTAAGAAGCGTCCATCCCTAGTCTTGAGGGCGCCGTGACTTATGTGCCCACCATTCGGTATGGAGAGAGCCATCATAGTGTCCCCGGGCCTCGTAAAAGCTGTGTAGACTGCTAGGTTCGCCACGACGCCGCTCACAGGGCGTACATCCACGAACTCGGCTCTGAAAAGCTTCTTCGCAAGCTCGATACATATGAGTTCAACCTCATCTATGTACTTGCAGCCCGCGTAGACGCGCTCTCCTGGCCACCCTTCAGCATACCTGTGAGCAAAATCGCAGAGCAGCGCTTCACGAACGGCGGGACTTGTCACATTCTCGCTAGCTATAAGGGGAATGCACTCCCTGAAAAACGAATGGTGCTGCTTCATCAAGCTCCTCACTTTTGCATATGCCTCGTCAGGGTTCAATGTTAAACCTCCCAATAGACAATATCAGTTTCTGCAAGAAGCTGTATATTTACCAAAAAATAACCTTTATAAAAATTGTTTTGCGTTATAAAGCAGGAGACGGGGGATAAGGTAGGGGGATAAATGAGCGCTCTTTATTTGAAGCGTCGCCTGTTACTTGTGTTGCTCGGAGTATGGAACGCTGAAGTGGTTTCCATGGGGACTTTCTTCTACGAGTTCGCACACCCATCGAACATCTTCGTCACATTCATGTACTACGCACTCCACTTTCTGATAATAGAAGACTTGTACTCCCGCTTTAAACTAACCTACCGTGACCTGCTCCTAATAGGTATAATCTTCGGCCTTCTCGAAGAGGGGGTTCTAACTTTAACGTTCTACATGCCTGTAACCGAGTGGCTTAAAGCCGGCTACGGGCGCTTCTTCGGAATAAACACGGTTTGGGCAACATTCCTAACATTCTTCCACGCTGTGTACACTATAACACTAACGTTCATGATAGTTGATAGGTTCTTTCCGAGAAGCTTCACTCCCTTCTTAAACAAGAAGACGTACGTTCCAGTTATAGCCTACCTCTTGGTGCTCTACTCAGGCAACCCACTCCACGTGGTTTCCGTCGTACTACCCTCTCAACTACACTTTAACTTCAAGCCTAGGCTGGAAGCTCTACTCATAGTGGCATCCTTAATTGTGATACTGACACTCATAACAGTCAGACGTGTTAGGAGGACGTTGAACTTCAAAGACGAAGCAGCCGCCCACCCGTCGCCCCCAAGCAGACGCCTGTTAGTCTCAGACGCCACCATAGTCCTACTAATGTCGGCACTCTGGTGGATTCCCTACATGTACAGTTATGAGGGGTTCCCCGAACTGCTAGCTTTGGTCTACGTGCTCGCTCTAGCCACCTTGTTTCCATCCGCCTTCACATGGTACGTTAAGCGAAAGGGTGGGCTTAGCGAGAAAAGAATAATGGTCGTAACTGCGTCGATAATCTCGTTTTACGTGTCTCTTAGCGCGTACTGCTACTTCCTTTCACACGACTACATTTCGGTGGTAGTCGTACTGATCACCCTTATATTAGAACTCGAAATTGCGCTCAAGCGGCCGGTGCTAATCAACTTCCTCTCACTCGTAGGGAGAAAAGCTGCTTCAGTGGTGAAAAAGGAAGCCAGACCGCTGGAAGAATCCCAAGATTAGTTTAGACGTTACAGAGCTTGGAGAAACTGGTGGAGCATCACACGGTTGCCGGTGAATCCTCCAATTAACACAAACTCATTTATATCACTGCTCACACTTCCCGGTAACTTGAACCAGAACGAGAAAGACTGCTGGTGGGGCTTGGAAGGTTGCCTTACAGGTTGAAGGAGGTTAAATGCCCAAAATGCGGACATGAATTCCTTAAGGTCCTCCCCGTGGACTGCGAAAAAAGCTCTTTCCTATGTGTCCACTGCTACTGGGAGGAGAAAGGCATAAAGACCTCTAGGAAAACTTGACTCTTACTTTGATAGGCTTTTCCCTAACTTGGTTGTATACGAAGAGTGTGTCTCCCTCCTTTACCACTTGCCCCACAACCTCTTCGTCACTCAAAATTTTTGCCGAGTGGACAATCTTTACAGGCTCTCTCAGACCCCATGCGGCTTTCACTCTTTCCTTGAAGCTTCCAACAGTCTCATCTGGGTCAAGCGCGAACTCAACACCCCTAGTGGCGTATTCCTCTCCACACACCACGCACTTCGGATTTCTCTCTAGCTCGACTAGAGTGAACGAGCCACTCAACCCGTCATAAAAGAGGTACCCGTTAAATGGTTTAACTCCCAGTAAAACTTTAACGGTTTCCTGCGCCTGTATCCCCCCTACCACGCAGCTGACCGTCACGACAGCAGGCGTCCACTCTTTGATACCTGTGTTCGCAGCTCTCCTCCTCTCTCCGGCGGGAGTGCATTCCTGCGCCAGCCTTTCTTTCGAAACAAGTGGCTGACACTCGAGACATGGCGTAACATATGGTACTACAACTTGGACATTACCCCACCATCCGTAAATTCCGCCGTGGATTAACGGCTTCTCCATTTCTATAGCTAGTGAATTTAGCCATCGTCTGGCTTCTAACGTGTCGAGCCCATCCACTATCACGTCACACCTCTTATACTCGCTCTTTGGAACCTCGGCTATGTCCCTGGGGAACGCTTTGACCGCCACGTCCGGGTTCACCTTGCTGAGGAAATCCGCAGCAGCCTCAGCCTTGTTACGCCCTACGTCGCTCTCCCTGAAAAGGAGCTGCCTGTTAAGGTTAGAGACTTCTACAACATCGTAGTCGGCTAAGACTAGCTCCCCTACGCCTACCATCGCTAGGTTTAACGCTACGACAGAACCTAGGGCACCCACTCCGGCAATGAAAACCCTCGAACACCTAATCTTTTCCTGGTTCCATCCTTCAATGAGACGCTGTCTGTGATACCTTTCTTCCTCGCCCGACAACCCGTGACCCCTCTACGTTCGGGAAACTCTCTCCCACATTGCGTACTTTTTCACCCACTCTCTTGCTTTCGCCTCGAACTTCTTCTTGTCCTTAAGCATTTGATTCGCCGCTTCAGTGTTAAGGGGGGAGTGCGGATTCGGAAAATTAAGGAGTGCACGCAAAGCCTCTATTACTCCAACTATTGTAATATTTGGCGTCCAATCTTTTCCAAGTATTCCTATACACACCTCGGTTCCTTTCACGTTAGGATGCCATATTGGAGTGTTCCACTGCACTTTCGGAGGCTTGAAGGGATAATCTCTAGGTATAAAAATCTCTATCTCGAAAACTCCTCCATCGTACAGTCCAGTTCCTAGTATCACACCCTTCCAATGCGTGAGGTTGCCCTCTACAGGCTTAAAGGTCGGCTCCTCTTTCTCCAGCATTTGTGCCTCGTAGACTAGACGCGCAGTGAATTGTTCATCGGTAAGTATCTTCCAGCCCCCCTTGTCACCATCCGCCTGTGGTTCGAACGATCACGTAGAGCTTGTCGCCATCCTCAACCCCCAACTCGCCGAGGGTCTTATCGTCGTCCACCTGGTACCCTCTAAACGCGATGGCTATGACGTCCTCGGAAACCTTCTTTCTCTTTGCAACCTCCTTTTTAAGCTGTTTCACATAGGTGTCAGGCTTGACTTCCAACTCCCAAGCATCGCCACCTATCGCCGAGACAACCTTTACCTTCAACCTTCACCCTCCAAACATTAAGCCTTTAAAACATCCCTTTCTTTAAGACTCTTCTTACAGTTGGGGCATAAAGCTTTCACCTTCAGCCACTCCAGAAAGTGGCTTCTATGCCCTATGGCGCCACAGAAAGGACATGCGAGTATGTCCTCGCTCGGTTTGACCTCACAGAGACACACAACGCACTTTCGATCCCAAAACCACTCTGCAACCACTTTTTTGGTTACCGTGAAGCGGTGCACCAGGAACACCGGAGGAATTTTTCAGGATTAATGAGAGAGAAAGTTCTAAAATTTCTTCTGGAAAAACAATTCACCCAAAACTGAAACGTTGCCTACATCATCTGCTCTTGAGTCTTTTGTTCGGCAAGCTTGTCGAGAACGTATAGTATTGACAGGGCGTTTATCCGCCCTCTAAGGTTTGCTATCGCTATCTTGGTGAGTAATGGGTTTTTCGGAGAAGCAAGGACGAGTGTTCTATCGGTCACTTTCATTAGAAAGCTGCCGTCATCGTGAACTTCGTCCCCCACCTTCATCTTGTTTAAGGAGACGTTCCTGTATTTTTTAAGGAGTTCAAGTATGTCCTCTATCTTCCCCTTGACAGCCCATATCCTGAAGCTCTCATCCATTATTGCTATGGCTGAGAGGGAGATGCTCCCAACGTTTAACTCGACAAGTCTAATAAACTCCTCTAGTTCATCCTCGTGCAAAAGTCCACCTCCATGCGCCAGGGTCCAGAGACCACTCTGTGAGTACCAGAACTTTAACCATTAGTATTTCACTAGTATTTTAGGGGGGCTCTCGATTACATGTAATCGAGAAGGAAAATAAATCTTCTAACAAAACCATATCCACCATTACTTGAACCTGTGAGGATATTCGAAATGTCTCCTGCAGTTTTTAGCTCGGTTAAAAGGCCCGGTTAAACCTGCCCATCTCTCGTGGCCTTCACCTACTTCGCATACTTTTCAGGTCTTTCGTCAAACATCTTCTTGCATCCTGGCGCACAGAAGTAGTACGTCTTCCCTTTATACGTGCTCTTCCACCTAGCTTTTTCGACATCAACCTCCATTCCGCATACAGGATCCACAGTTTTACCCACACTCTTCACCTCCACTTCTTCAGGTTTGCTTTCTTAAGGAGGAGCGAGTTGAAAACCACGGTGACAGAGCTCAAAGACATTATCGCAGCTGCTAAAACTGGGGGCAAAAGAAGGGGATAAAGAACGCCGGCTGCAATCGGTATTGCCGCCACATTGTAGATGAAAGCCCAGAAAAGGTTCTGTTTAACTTTGCTCACAGTCTTCCTACTCAACCTGACCGCTGCAACCACATCCCTCAAATCGCGTTTTACGAGTACTATGTCACCTGTTTCGATAGCTATGTCTGTGCCCGAACCCACAGCTATCCCCAAATCCGCTTGGGCGAGGGCGGGTGCATCGTTCACACCGTCGCCGACCATAGCTACGACAAACCCTTCGTCTTGGAGCCGTTTCACCTCGCGCGCCTTATCCTCGGGTAGGACCTCACTAAGTACGTGTTCTATTCCCACCTGTCTAGCTACAGCTAAAGCAGCCCTTCGGTTATCACCTGTGAGCATGGCGACCTTCAACCCCATGAATTTGAGCTCCCGTACCGCTTCAGCCGCATGCTCCAGCAGAGTGTCGGCCAACGCTATCAAACCTTTAACCTGCCCATCTTCTGCAACAAACAAAACTGTTTTTCCTTCGCTTTCAAGCTTCTCGGCTTCTCTTTCAAGCCACTCGTTCAGTTCCACTCCTTCCAGCATTTTCCTGTTACCCACCACTACTGTTTTCCCATTAACTTTGGCCACTACTCCTCTTCCAGGGTAAGCCTTAAACTCCTTCGCTTCGGGGACGTTGACTCCCTCCCTCGCAGCCTTATCCACTATTGCTTTTGCCAGCGGGTGCTCAGACCCCCTTTCAGCTGCCGCCGCTATTTCGAGCACGTCCCCTACCACGTCAGTTACTTCCGGCTTCCCCTT
This window contains:
- a CDS encoding adenylosuccinate synthetase, translating into MTCYVVVGGFFGDEGKGKIVSYLALKDRVSVAARGGCGTNAGHTVEFGGKKFKLRQIPSGFVFEGARVLIGAGVLVDPRIFLDEVNTTGVWGRVGVDYNCAIIEQRHIEQDKGSEHLSGKIGSTGTGCGPCNAERALRTVKLARDVEELKPYLTDVSLEVNEAIDRGDNVIIEGTQGTFLSLYHGTYPYVTSKDTTASQACADVGIGPTKVDEVLVVFKAYVTRVGGGPLPGELSEEEAARRGWLEVATVTGRKRRAAPFNFELAKKAVRLNGATQIAITKLDVVYHECKGATSFSELPRAAVEFIEQVEDCLKKPVTIIGTGSDVREVIDRRKELGLI
- a CDS encoding CTP synthase, giving the protein MTKYVMVTGGVMSGIGKGVTTASIGKLFQFRNYDVDVIKIDPYLNVDPGTLNPVEHGEIFITEEVWEFKPVEGFKLTISELDQDFGTYERFLGKTVSPEQNITSGQVYLTVILQERRGEFLGKTIQIIPHITDEIKRRIRTVAEKKKPDVLLIEIGGTVGDIEAMPYLEAVRQFRLEEGKNKTALVHVTYVPFLETVKQQKSKPTQHSVRTLQGMGLQPDVIVCRSEKPLTEDVKRKLSLYCNVPPEAVISNPDIDIVYKLPLLFEEQGLGDYLCNLLGLPPKAPDTEKWRKLVSLYENTREVVRIAMPGKYTQIVDSYISINEAIRHAAAFFGARPYIEWIDASLFEEDPGKVELLDSFDGILLTPGFGVRGVEGMILAAEYAIEEKIPYLGICFGGQLLFIAFCRSVLGLRNANSSEVDPNTPYPVVDLLPEQKNVKDKGGTMRLGGHKVYIVRGSKLWEAYKQDVVVERFRHRYHIIPEYARKAEEAGLRVSAYDATGKIINAIELEEGWLVGVQFHPEFKSRPDNPSPVYKAFIEASLKRRKKV
- the glyA gene encoding serine hydroxymethyltransferase, with the translated sequence MNPDEAYAKVRSLMKQHHSFFRECIPLIASENVTSPAVREALLCDFAHRYAEGWPGERVYAGCKYIDEVELICIELAKKLFRAEFVDVRPVSGVVANLAVYTAFTRPGDTMMALSIPNGGHISHGALKTRDGRFLGGTAGAVHGLNVEYFVFNKEEMNIDVEASAEKIVSVKPKLLLFGASVFLFPHPVRELSKVARDVGAYVAYDAAHVAGLIAAGYFQDPLREGADVMSMSTHKTLPGPQHGLIAAKEEYAEAIKRAVFPGLTSNHHLHNVAALAIALAEFMKYGREYAGQVIRNAKALAKWLHDEGFNVLGKHKGFTESHTIVMDVSEFEGEVGLGGDIERLLERAGIIVNRNLLPWDTSAGRSYINPGGIRLGTSEVTRIGMKEGEMKRIAEFIARVIRDREDPEKVRGEVAEFRRDYQKVHYCFDSVTEAYEYIEIP
- a CDS encoding ThiF family adenylyltransferase, with product MSGEEERYHRQRLIEGWNQEKIRCSRVFIAGVGALGSVVALNLAMVGVGELVLADYDVVEVSNLNRQLLFRESDVGRNKAEAAADFLSKVNPDVAVKAFPRDIAEVPKSEYKRCDVIVDGLDTLEARRWLNSLAIEMEKPLIHGGIYGWWGNVQVVVPYVTPCLECQPLVSKERLAQECTPAGERRRAANTGIKEWTPAVVTVSCVVGGIQAQETVKVLLGVKPFNGYLFYDGLSGSFTLVELERNPKCVVCGEEYATRGVEFALDPDETVGSFKERVKAAWGLREPVKIVHSAKILSDEEVVGQVVKEGDTLFVYNQVREKPIKVRVKFS
- a CDS encoding ubiquitin-conjugating enzyme family protein codes for the protein MLEKEEPTFKPVEGNLTHWKGVILGTGLYDGGVFEIEIFIPRDYPFKPPKVQWNTPIWHPNVKGTEVCIGILGKDWTPNITIVGVIEALRALLNFPNPHSPLNTEAANQMLKDKKKFEAKAREWVKKYAMWERVSRT
- a CDS encoding ubiquitin family protein; this translates as MKVKVVSAIGGDAWELEVKPDTYVKQLKKEVAKRKKVSEDVIAIAFRGYQVDDDKTLGELGVEDGDKLYVIVRTTGGW
- a CDS encoding YHS domain-containing protein; translation: MGKTVDPVCGMEVDVEKARWKSTYKGKTYYFCAPGCKKMFDERPEKYAK